One window of Medicago truncatula cultivar Jemalong A17 chromosome 2, MtrunA17r5.0-ANR, whole genome shotgun sequence genomic DNA carries:
- the LOC25487110 gene encoding probable disease resistance protein At4g27220: MDVIISVAAKISEYTVVPIGCQFGYILYYKGNLQRMKIEVQKLEGSKDHVQHSVDEARRNGEEIENIVLKWLNGVDNTVAEAKKLIDTQGHEKSQCSMRYFPNLCTRHQLSRKSKKMIHEISEVLAEGKFDRISYRASSQLTVTPFGRGYEALDSRTSMLNEIMLALKNPNIFMIAVYGMGGVGKTTLVKELAWQAENDGSFSSVVIATITESPDVEKIQGQIVDALDMKFNKESIEGRATQLRNRIIMEKSILVILDDIWGRLDLVEVGIPFGDDHKGCKLVVTSRDLNVLNCEMNIQKAFRLDVLHQEDSWKLFEKMAGDIVHEFNIKPIAVEVARCCAGLPLLIVTVAKALRKKEASAWKNALNQLERFDQQGLHKKVYSTLELSYNCLERDDLKSLFLLIGSFGLDHIHTGTLFQCYWSSGLCEHLHTLTEARNQFFNLINDLRASSLLLERERGRVRMHDVVRDVAKSIASRFHRTYSVKRYSEVKQWPMIDQLQKFHQIILPWSYINELPEKLECPELRLLLLHNIGDNLKVSDEFFSGMREVRVLDLYGMMLTPSPPPSLSFLTNLQTLTLGGCELEDISIVLELKSLEILSLERSDIIQLPEEIGQLTNLRMLNLTNCSRLRFIPANLISSLTCLEELYMGNCFIQWDVKRSKDQSNNASLEELGNLSHLTTLDIMIQDSSVWPMDLQVFAKLERYNIFIGDVWKWSLEWAGGASESSRTLKLAESKSTSIHSDYGFNLLLNSAEDLCVAQLQRARGVLYELNMEGFPQLKHLCIEDSSELECIVNSIGCFYPYPAFPNLETLALQNLFNLEEICHGPIPIQSFSKLKFIQVNGCDKLKHLFSYSLVRDLPQLLEIKISDCKMITEIIAEQTSEDDIEVNKVMFPKLRLLELECLPGLSSFCSVPLAVENYEDTRCMALIDQKVGMSQLETLKLSKINSCKLWDDIQSGYSCVQNLTSLTVDKCDKITYIFSSVVARELVTLQYLEISNCQMLEDIISWDAILGNHSSSPEPLSNEDVIFPNLVTLIISHLDHLKSVWHKQLGLNSFHKLKHLETKFCDKLLNIFPSHVFENLQNLETIIVTNCPALEVLFEMQDFKTGARSQMQLRNLSLEHLPNLKHIWSRNPYGSLRFQNLGQLKVVECKSLDHIFPLYVAKELPYLQVLHIEECGVETIVAKDEMADTVPILVFPKLTSLSLRSLAQLRSFCYGLHTLHVPVLRDLDVYHCDQLELFVQKFLNYQGNTPVDPEALLSFEKVVPNLRELILNGRDVTMLWNSQFNHRPIYTVKDLRLRCFHNESEIFPYSFLQRFINLEKLMVTCSSFTEIFSSGSFDTGHSETTMKLKKLVLVELHNLEFICGDNSDMQFAVQNLEVFEVFKCSILRNIVPSSVRFEKLERVRVAFCVGVENIMLSSIATNLPKLRKLVIDNCEMIEVIVASNKENDAGELAFLKLEFLRLYNLPHLRSFYKGNYNLKFPLLQKLVVGKCDMIETFSNGVLSAPKLRAVHVTPSLKGPWSWNGDLNTTIEKLFAEKLYEKEKCITAL, from the exons ATGGATGTTATTATTTCAGTTGCTGCTAAGATTTCTGAGTATACGGTTGTACCTATTGGTTGTCAATTTGGTTACATACTATACTACAAAGGAAACCTTCAAAGGATGAAAATTGAGGTCCAAAAGCTCGAAGGATCAAAAGATCATGTGCAGCACAGTGTTGATGAGGCTAGAAGGAACGGAGAAGAGATTGAAAATATTGTCCTGAAGTGGCTGAATGGTGTGGACAACACTGTTGCTGAGGCAAAGAAACTTATTGACACTCAGGGCCATGAAAAATCTCAATGTTCTATGAGATATTTTCCCAATCTGTGCACAAGGCATCAACTGAGTAGGAAAAGCAAAAAGATGATACATGAGATTTCTGAAGTTCTCGCAGAAGGAAAATTTGACAGAATTTCTTACCGTGCTTCTTCTCAATTGACAGTCACGCCATTTGGTCGAGGTTATGAGGCCCTGGACTCCAGAACATCAATGTTGAATGAGATTATGCTGGCATTGAAGAATCCTAACATCTTCATGATTGCGGTGTATGGGATGGGTGGAGTGGGCAAGACAACACTGGTGAAAGAGTTAGCTTGGCAAGCTGAGAATGATGGATCATTTAGTTCTGTAGTTATAGCTACTATCACTGAATCTCCAGATGTGGAAAAAATTCAAGGCCAAATTGTTGATGCCTTGGATATGAAATTTAACAAGGAAAGCATAGAAGGAAGAGCAACACAGTTACGGAATAGGATAATCATGGAGAAGAGTATTCTTGTTATTCTTGATGATATCTGGGGTAGACTTGATTTGGTAGAAGTGGGGATTCCTTTTGGGGATGACCACAAAGGATGCAAGTTGGTGGTGACATCCAGAGATCTTAATGTGTTAAACTGTGAGATGAACATTCAGAAAGCTTTTAGACTTGATGTTTTGCATCAGGAGGATAGTTGGAAATTGTTTGAGAAAATGGCAGGTGATATTGttcatgaatttaatataaagCCAATTGCGGTAGAAGTGGCCAGATGTTGTGCCGGGTTACCTCTTTTGATAGTTACTGTGGCGAAGGCTTTGAGAAAAAAAGAAGCCTCCGCTTGGAAGAATGCCTTAAACCAATTGGAGAGATTTGATCAACAAGGTTTGCATAAGAAAGTCTACTCTACCTTGGAATTGAGTTATAATTGTTTAGAAAGGGATGACCTGAAGTCACTCTTCCTTTTAATTGGTTCATTTGGACTGGACCATATCCACACTGGAACGTTGTTTCAATGTTATTGGAGTTCAGGGTTATGTGAACATCTTCACACATTGACAGAGGCACGGAATCAATTTTTCAACTTAATAAATGACCTTAGGGCCTCTTCATTGTTGCTTGAACGTGAAAGAGGTCGAGTAAGAATGCATGATGTTGTACGTGATGTAGCTAAATCAATTGCATCTAGGTTTCATCGTACTTATTCTGTGAAAAGGTACTCCGAAGTCAAACAATGGCCAATGATAGATCAGCTTCAAAAGTTCCATCAAATCATTTTGCCTTGGTCTTATATTAATGAGCTTCCTGAGAAGTTGGAGTGCCCAGAGTTGAGGCTACTTCTACTTCATAATATAGGCGACAATTTGAAAGTCTCTGATGAGTTTTTCTCTGGGATGAGAGAAGTAAGAGTTCTAGATTTGTATGGAATGATGTTAACCCCTTCCCCACCTCCATCTCTCTCTTTCTTGACAAACCTTCAAACATTGACTCTGGGGGGATGTGAGTTAGAAGACATATCAATAGTTTTGGAACTGAAAAGTTTAGAGATTCTCAGCCTTGAAAGATCTGACATTATACAGCTCCCAGAAGAAATAGGACAACTAACCAATCTTCGAATGCTGAATTTAACCAACTGCTCTAGGTTGAGATTCATTCCTGCAAATCTTATTTCAAGCTTAACATGCTTAGAAGAGTTGTACATGGGAAATTGCTTTATCCAATGGGATGTCAAGAGAAGCAAAGACCAAAGCAACAATGCAAGTCTGGAAGAGCTAGGTAATCTGTCACATCTAACAACTTTGGACATCATGATTCAAGATTCTTCAGTTTGGCCAATGGACTTGCAAGTCTTTGCAAAGCTTGAGAGATACAATATATTTATTGGTGATGTATGGAAATGGTCTTTGGAATGGGCTGGAGGTGCTTCTGAATCTTCAAGAACACTGAAGCTGGCAGAGAGTAAGAGTACAAGCATTCATTCAGATTATGGATTTAACTTATTGTTGAATTCAGCGGAGGATTTGTGCGTAGCTCAATTACAACGTGCTAGAGGTGTCCTTTACGAGTTGAACATGGAAGGTTTTCCACAATTAAAGCATTTGTGCATCGAAGACAGTTCTGAACTGGAGTGCATTGTTAATTCAATAGGTTGCTTTTATCCCTACCCCGCCTTCCCCAACTTAGAGACTTTAGCTCTTCAAAATCTGTTTAATCTGGAAGAAATATGTCATGGACCAATTCCAATTCAATCTTTTTCCAAGCTGAAATTTATTCAAGTCAATGGTTGCGATAAGTTGAAGCATCTGTTTTCATATTCTCTAGTTAGAGATCTTCCTCAActtcttgaaataaaaatttcgGATTGCAAAATGATTACAGAAATCATAGCTGAGCAAACATCTGAGGATGATATAGAAGTAAACAAGGTTATGTTCCCCAAGTTGCGTTTACTTGAACTTGAATGTTTGCCTGGTCTCAGTAGTTTCTGCTCTGTGCCATTGGCAGttgaaaattatgaagataCACGGTGCATGGCACTAATTGATCAAAAG GTTGGAATGTCCCAACTGGAGACCTTGAAGCTGTCTAAGATCAATTCTTGTAAATTATGGGATGACATACAATCGGGTTATTCTTGTGTTCAAAACTTGACAAGTTTGACAGTTGACAAATGTGATAAGATAACTTACATATTCTCATCCGTAGTGGCTAGAGAACTTGTAACCCTGCAATATCTTGAGATTAGTAACTGCCAAATGTTGGAGGACATAATTTCCTGGGATGCAATTTTAGGCAATCATTCTTCATCTCCAGAACCACTCTCTAATGAGGAT GTTATATTCCCAAACTTAGTAACATTGATAATCTCCCATTTAGATCACTTGAAGTCAGTATGGCACAAACAACTTGGTCTGAATTCCTTCCATAAATTGAAGCATCTGGAAACTAAATTCTGcgataaattattaaatatattccCATCTCATGTTTTTGAAAACTTGCAGAATCTAGAGACAATAATCGTAACCAATTGTCCTGCACTGGAAGTTCTATTTGAAATGCAAGATTTTAAAACAGGAGCTCGTAGCCAGATGCAATTGAGGAATCTTTCTTTGGAGCATTTACCAAATCTTAAACACATATGGAGTAGAAATCCTTATGGAAGCTTAAGGTTTCAAAACCTAGGTCAACTGAAAGTTGTTGAATGTAAAAGCCTTGATCATATTTTTCCATTATATGTGGCCAAAGAACTTCCATATCTCCAAGTGCTTCATATAGAAGAGTGCGGTGTAGAGACTATTGTTGCAAAGGATGAAATGGCTGACACAGTTCCAATACTTGTTTTCCCAAAATTAACATCTTTGAGTCTCCGAAGTTTAGCTCAACTTAGAAGCTTCTGCTATGGATTACACACCTTGCATGTGCCTGTCTTAAGAGATTTGGATGTGTATCATTGTGATCAGCTAGAATTATTCGTGCAGAAATTTCTAAACTATCAGGGTAATACCCCGGTTGATCCAGAAGCCCTACTGTCATTTGAAAAG GTTGTCCCAAACCTAAGGGAGCTTATTCTGAACGGAAGGGATGTTACTATGTTATGGAACAGTCAATTTAATCACAGGCCGATTTATACAGTAAAAGATCTTCGCTTGCGTTGTTTTCACAATGAGTCTGAAATATTTCCATACAGCTTCCTCCAAAGATTTATCAATCTTGAAAAACTTATGGTGACTTGCAGTTCCTTCACAGAAATTTTCTCAAGTGGAAGCTTTGACACTGGACATTCggaaacaacaatgaagttGAAAAAGCTAGTACTTGTTGAATTACATAACCTTGAGTTTATATGTGGAGACAATTCTGATATGCAGTTTGCTGTTCAAAATCTTGAAGTATTTGAAGTATTCAAATGTTCCATACTAAGGAATATAGTTCCATCCTCGGTGCGATTTGAGAAGTTAGAGAGAGTGAGAGTGGCCTTTTGTGTTGGAGTGGAAAATATTATGTTATCATCAATTGCTACTAATTTACCTAAACTTCGGAAATTAGTTATAGACAATTGTGAAATGATAGAAGTAATAGTTGCAAGTAATAAAGAAAATGATGCTGGTGAGCTAGCTTTCTTGAAATTGGAGTTTTTGCGATTGTATAACTTACCACACTTAAGAAGTTTTTACAAGGGAAATTACAACCTCAAATTTCCATTGCTGCAGAAGTTAGTCGTGGGAAAATGTGACATGATAGAAACTTTCTCAAATGGAGTGTTGAGCGCACCAAAACTCAGAGCAGTACATGTGACTCCTAGTTTAAAAGGTCCATGGAGTTGGAATGGTGATCTTAATACTACAATAGAAAAACTTTTTGCTGAAAAG CTATATGAGAAGGAAAAGTGCATTACTGCACTTTGA
- the LOC25487095 gene encoding uncharacterized protein, with protein MLCNGQLNDELIYRVTALRLRCFHDEADKFPSGFLQKFINLIELIVTCSSFTYIFSSGSECAGHSETTMKLRNLVLVQLDNLKFICEEKSEVQSVIQNIETLAVHRCSRLKNIVPSSALFENLEQLEVVNCGGLEYIMKSSTITNLPKLRKLWIVSCEKIEVIVASDDENDASELSFMKLGYLRLNNLPRLRSFCKGRLDFKFPLLRMLSVINCPMMETFSNGMLNAPKLLAARVTPQDDRWNGDLNTTIKKIAVKRNSMDD; from the exons ATGTTATGCAATGGTCAACTTAATGATGAGCTTATCTACAGAGTAACAGCTCTTCGCCTGCGATGTTTCCATGATGAGGCTGACAAATTTCCGTCTGGTTTCCTCCAAAAGTTTATCAATCTCATAGAGCTTATTGTGACATGTAGTTCCTTCACATACATTTTCTCGAGTGGAAGCGAATGCGCTGGACATTCTGAAACAACTATGAAGTTGAGAAATTTAGTACTTGTTCAGTTAGATAACCTCAAGTTTATATGTGAAGAGAAATCTGAGGTGCAATCAGTTATTCAAAATATTGAAACTTTAGCTGTACATAGATGTTCTAGGCTGAAGAACATCGTTCCATCCTCGGCTttgtttgagaatttagagCAGTTGGAAGTGGTAAATTGTGGTGGATTGGAATATATTAtgaaatcatcaacaattacCAATTTACCAAAACTTCGAAAATTATGGATAGTTTCTTGTGAAAAGATAGAAGTAATCGTTGCAAGTGACGATGAGAATGATGCTTCTGAGTTATCATTTATGAAATTGGGGTATCTGCGATTGAATAACTTACCAAGGCTAAGAAGTTTTTGTAAAGGAAGACTTGACTTCAAATTTCCACTATTGAGGATGTTATCTGTAATAAACTGTCCCATGATGGAAACTTTCTCAAATGGTATGTTGAACGCACCAAAGCTCTTAGCAGCACGTGTAACACCGCAAGATGATCGTTGGAATGGTGACCTTAAcactactataaaaaaaattgcagtgAAAAGG AACTCTATGGATGATTAG